One region of Nycticebus coucang isolate mNycCou1 chromosome 10, mNycCou1.pri, whole genome shotgun sequence genomic DNA includes:
- the LOC128596742 gene encoding LOW QUALITY PROTEIN: uncharacterized protein LOC128596742 (The sequence of the model RefSeq protein was modified relative to this genomic sequence to represent the inferred CDS: deleted 2 bases in 2 codons; substituted 3 bases at 3 genomic stop codons), translated as MGQTVTTPLSLTLDHWTEVKRRGRDLSVEVKKGPWQTFCSSEWPTFNVGWPSGGTFDLSLIFAIKEIVFQRGLGAHSDQQPYIIVWQDLVQNPPPWVQPWTATSRPPSNPRVLAVQSSGSRGDSSDPPKKIYLEIQTDHLLLDPPPPPPPYPPALAPVGGQGGPASPDPANAPSAPPGETSLGPTQGTRSHRRGGISPDTTVALPLRAYGPPPVATDEGPLPLQPLQYWPFSSTDLYNWKTNHPPFSEDPQCLTGLVESLMFSHQPTWDDCQQLIQTLFTTEERERILLEAKKNVLRTDGRPTQLPNIIEAAFPLSRPDWDFNMAEGREXLTVYRQALVAGLRGVARHPTNLAKVREVIQGATEPPSVFLERLMEAFRCYTPFDPASEGQRASVVMTFIGQSAVDIKRKLQRIEGLQDYTLQDLVKEAEKVYHKRETEEEKEQRKEKEREERENKRDRRQEKNLTRILAAVVGERSQEQTQGRTKKSGSLGNHVPLDKDQCAYCKEKGHWARECPKKKRTSKKVLALQEDKDXWGRGSEPLPEPRVILKVEGKPVEFLVDTRAQHSVLLEPSGPVSKKKSWVVGATGHQQYSWTTRRSVDLGVGRVTHSFLIIPECPAPLLGRDLLTKMEAQITFTPDGPELTQNKRVTALTMRLEDEHRLFEKQWEKGTSLVHDWLEKYPGAWAETAGMGLAAERPPIVIELKATSTPVAVRQYPMTREAREGIRPHIQRLLQLGILVKCQSPWNTPLLPVKKPGTGDYRPVQDLREVNKQAQDIHPTVPNPYNLLSSLPPDHIWYTVLDLKDAFFCLQLHSSSQNIFAFEWRDPDFGMTGQLTWTRLPQGFKNSPTIFDEALHQDLAHFRASHPQVTLLQYVDDLLLAGTTKEECHRGTELLLEELAHLGYRASAKKAQICQKEVTYLGYTLRGGQRWLTEARKHTVTQIPVPRSPRQVREFLGTAGFCRLWIPGFATLAAPLYPLTKEGTPFEWGASQQRAFDNIKKALLSAPALALPDVTKPFVLYVDEKRGVARGVLTQPLGPWKRPVAYLSKKLDPVAGGWPACLRSVVAVAVLVKDADKLTMGQKLTVIAPHALESIIRQPPNQWLSNARMTHYQSLLLNEDRVQFGPPVILNPATLLPDTSVQEDVLHTCQEVLAEETGSQRDLCDQPLLDAQLTWFTDGSSSIIEGERVAGAAVVDDKQTIWASSLPEGTLAQKAELVALTQALRLAEGKKVNIYTNSRYAFATAHVHGAIYRQQGLLTSAGKEIKHKEEILSLLEAVHLPKRVAIIHCPGHQKGRSRVAEGNQRADREAKXAAQGLNILPLYENTLRPSLKEIAPPLIKNFKYSERDLERMDRLGLHLESPEGIRETPEGKNILPEEQAITFLRQLHKLTHLGPKHLKTIVQSSPYYIIELSKLIDAAVKECRPCQLVNTQPSTLPQGKRLRGDRPGSYWETDFTEIKPAKYGYKYLLVFIDTFSGWVEAFPTKRETAQVVAKIILEEIFPRFGLPKVIGSDNGPAFIAQVSQGLAKILGLEWKLHCAYRPQSSGQVERMNRTLKEAMTKLSLETGITDWTVLLPFALFRVHNTPSTLKLTPFEILYGAQPPLVAMQHLPSPESYSSQSLYTRLKALETVQKEVWSWLIKAYKPGDLQIPHQFQVGDSVYIRCHRTANLEPWWKGPYLVLLTTPTAVKVDGIAAWIHASHVKPAPPPDSGWKVEKTDNPLKLRICR; from the exons atgggacagactgtgacaacccctctgagtttgactctagatcattggactgaagtgaagagaagaggtcgtgacctgtcagtagaggtcaaaaaaggcccatggcaaactttctgctcctcggagtggcccacttttaacgtcggctggccctcaggaggaacctttgacttatctcttatttttgctattaaagagattgtttttcagagaggactggGAGCCCATTcagatcaacaaccttacatcatagtctggcaggacctggtgcagaatccgcccccctgggttcagccgtggactgccacatccaggcccccgtctaatcctcgggtgctcgctgtccaatcttccggttccaggggcgacagctcggacccccctaagaagatctacctggaaattcagactgatcatcttctcctcgaccctccgccccctcctcccccataccctcccgccttggctcctgtcggggggcagggaggaccagcatcaccGGATCCAGCGaatgccccctctgcacccccgggggaaacTTCACTGGGGCCcacacaaggtaccaggagtcaccgccggggaggaatatctcccgacactactgttgccctgcccctgagagcatacggccccccgccggtggcaacagatgagggaccactgcctctccagcccctccagtactggccattttcttccacagacctgtataactggaaaactaatcacccccctttttcagaagacccccaatgcctgactgggctggtagagtccctgatgttctctcatcagcccacatgggatgactgccagcagctcatacagactctcttcactactgaagagagggaaaggattttactagaagctaagAAGAATGTACTCAGGACAGACGGGCGTCCTACCCaactccccaacatcatcgaggctgcctttcccctctccagacctgactgggacttcaacatggcagaaggtagggagtgactaacagtctatcgccaggctctagtggctggcctccgtggggtgGCAAGacaccccactaatttggctaaggtaagagaagtaatacagggggccacggaacccccctcagtgtttcttgagcgcctaatggaagcttttaggtgctacaccccatttgaccctgcctctgaaggacagagggcttccgtggttatgactttcatagggcagtcagctgtagacattaaaagaaagctgcagaggattgaaggattgcaggactataccttgcaggatttagttaaggaagctgagaaagtataccataaaagagaaactgaggaagaaaaagagcagagaaaggagaaagagagagaggaaagggaaaataagagagaccgaagacaggagaaaaacttaacacggattttggccgcagtagtaggggagaggagccaagaacagacccaaggtagaactaagaagtcaggtagcctgggcaaccacgtcccgttagataaggatcaatgtgcctactgtaaggagaaggggcactgggccagggaatgtcctaaaaaaaaaagaact tccaagaaagtactggccttacaGGAAGACAAAGATTAgtggggacggggctcggaacccctccccgagcctagggtaatacttaaggtggaggggaagccagttgagttccttgtagacaccagagctcaacactcagtcctactcgaaccatcaggacccgtctccaagaaaaaatcctgggttgtaggggccacagggcatcagcagtactcatggactacccgaagatcagtagatctgggagtgggacgggtaacccactcgttcttaattatccctgagtgccctgcacccctcctcgggagagatttactcaccaaaatggaagcccagatcactttcactcctgatggcccagaattaacccagaataagagagtaacagccctgaccatgcgtttggaggatgaacatagactctttgaaaagcaatgggagaaagggactagtctcgtacatgactggctagaaaaatatcccggggcatgggccgaaactgctggaatgggactggccgcagaaaggccgcctatagtcatagaactcaaagctacttccactcctgtggcagtgcgccagtatcctatgactagggaagctcgggaagggattaggcctcacattcagcgtctcctacagctgggcatactagtaaagtgccagtcaccatggaacacccccttattacccgtcaagaaacccggcacgggagactatcgccctgtgcaggacttgagagaagtaaacaagcaggcacaagacatccaccccaccgtgcctaacccttataatctgttaagctctctccctccggaccatatctggtacactgtcctggatttgaaggatgccttcttctgcctccaactacactcctctagccagaacatcttcgcatttgaatggagagacccagACTTTGGAATGAcagggcaattgacatggacccgacttccacaggggttcaagaactccccaaccatctttgatgaagccctccaccaagacctagctcactttcgcgccagccaccctcaggtaacgctcctacaatatgtagatgacttactactagctggaacgacaaaggaagagtgccatcggggcacagaactgttactggaagaaCTAGCCcacttaggatatcgagcctccgccaagaaagcccagatttgccagaaagaggtaacgtacctgggttacaccctaagaggagggcagagatggttaacagaagccaggaagcatactgtgactcagattccagttccccgctcgccccgccaggtgcgagaattcttaggaacagcagggttctgccgcttatggataccggggtttgctactctggcagcccccctctaccctttgaccaaggaaggcactcccttcgagtggggtgccagccaacagcgggcctttgacaacattaaaaaggcattattatcagccccggccctggccctaccagatgtaacaaagccctttgtcctatacgtagatgagaagagaggagtggcccgaggggtgctgacgcagcctttagggccatggaaaagaccggtagcatacctctccaagaaattggaccccgtcgctggtggttggccagcctgtctgaggtctgtggtggcagtggcggtactggtaaaagatgcagacaaattgactatggggcagaagttgacagtcattgccccccatgccttagaaagcatcatcagacagccccctaaccagtggctgtccaatgcccgcatgaca cattaccagagtctcctattaaatgaagacagagtccagtttggcccgcctgtcatcctcaacccggctaccctactacctgatacctctgtccaggaggatgtattacacacatgccaagaggtactggctgaggagaccgGAAGTcagagggacctctgtgatcagcccctgctggatgcccaactgacctggttcactgatgggagcagctccataatagaaggtgaAAGGGTGGCTGGAGCtgcggtagtggacgataagcagaccatctgggcaagtagtctgcctgaagggacgttggcccagaaggccgagctggtcgccttgacccaggccttacgtttggcagaagggaaaaaagttaacatatacaccaatagcaggtatgcttttgctacagcccatgtccatggggccatttacagacagcaaggactgttaacttcagcaggaaaagaaattaaacacaaggaagaaatcctaagtctactggaggctgttcacctccctaagagagtggccataatccactgccctggacatcagaaagggaggtccagagttgccgagggaaaccaaagagctgaCCGAGAAGCTAAGTGagcggctcaagggctcaacatcctaccgctatatgaaaacactttaaggcctagccttaaagaaatagcacccccccttatcaaaaactttaaatattcagaacgggatctcgagaggatggacagattaggcctccacctagaatccccagaggggatccgagaaaccccggaagggaaaaacatcctccctgaggagcaggcaatcacctttctcaggcaacttcataaattaacccatctgggccccaagcatctgaaaaccattgttcagtcctctccatactatattatagaattaagtaagctcattgatgcagctgtaaaagagtgcagaccttgccaattagtaaacacccagcctagcacactacctcagggaaaacgactccgaggggatcgccctggaagctactgggaaacagattttacagagattaagccggctaagtacggatacaagtacttgctagtgttcatagacactttctcaggatgggtcgaagcttttcctacaaagagggagactgctcaagttgtggccaaaataatattagaagagatttttccaagatttgggctacccaaagtaatcggatccgacaacggtcccgctttcattgcccaggttagtcagggtttggccaaaatcctggggcttgaatggaaattacattgtgcttatcggccccagagctcagggcaggtagagaggatgaatagaaccctaaaagaggccatgactaaattatccttagagactggcattactgactggacagtcctccttccctttgccctgttccgtgtgcacaacacccctagtactcttaagctgaccccctttgaaatcctatatggagctcaacccccgctcgttgccatgcagcacctcccttccccagaatcttactcctctcaatctctatacaccagattaaaagcccttgaaactgtgcaaaaggaagtgtggagctgGCTGATCaaagcctacaagcccggagatctgcaaatacctcaccagttccaggttggagattcggtgtacatccggtgccaccggacagccaaccttgaaccatggtggaaaggaccatacctagtactgctcacaaccccaaccgcagtaaaagttgatggcatcgcagcctggatccatgcgtctcatgtcaaaccagcaccgccgccagactccgggtggaaagtggaaaagacagacaaccccctcaagctccgcatctgccgc